One window from the genome of Diabrotica virgifera virgifera chromosome 6, PGI_DIABVI_V3a encodes:
- the LOC126885964 gene encoding protein sarah — protein MAESSNGELSDEDIIINDQDGLPNVHPNLIAEAEIDSPEQHSDDEFEDLPSSLIVTNIHDSVFTTPDKKRDLEELFKKYDPDVTFQWLRSFRRLRVNFKTPYAAASARIELHQYKINESVITCYFAQPVTPVKNPNLQPPAPYKQFLISPPASPPLDWEPRAEGEPIINHDLLAALATLTPGATHELHPSSPGQPAIVVHTALGAAAAAATGAKPRNTAIPDRS, from the exons ATGGCGGAAAGTAGTAATGGGGAATTAAGTGATGAAGATATTATTATTAATGATCAAGATGGTCTTCCAAATGTACATCCCAACCTAATAGCCGAAGCTGAGATTGATAGCCCAGAACAACATTCTGATGACGAATTCGAGGATTTGCCGTCGTCTCTTATTGTTACAAATATACATGACTCAGTTTTTACCACCCCAG ACAAAAAGCGTGATTTAGAAGAGTTATTTAAAAAGTACGACCCAGATGTAACCTTCCAATGGTTGCGAAGTTTCCGAAGATTACGGGTGAACTTCAAAACTCCCTACGCAGCCGCCAGTGCGAGAATTGAACTTCACCAGTACAAAATCAACGAGTCAGTTATAACCTGTTATTTTGCTCAACCGGTCACACCGGTGAAAAATCCGAATTTGCAACCGCCAGCTCCTTACAAACAGTTCCTAATTTCACCACCCGCATCACCGCCGTTAGATTGGGAGCCCCGCGCCGAAGGAGAACCCATCATCAACCACGACTTGCTGGCTGCGCTAGCTACCCTCACTCCTGGTGCCACTCATGAATTGCATCCTTCGTCTCCAGGACAACCAGCTATAGTCGTCCATACGGCGTTGGGGGCTGCTGCAGCGGCGGCGACCGGCGCCAAACCTAGAAATACAGCTATTCCTGATCGAAGTTAA